The genomic interval CTCCGATTGATTCATCGACTAGGTTCAATGCTTTACCTTCTTTCCACAAGCTCCAAATCTATGACAATACAATTACAATGAATTAATTAGAACAATAAATGTGAAAGAAAATCTCATAGAATAATTCTCATTCTACTTACATGATCAAGAAGATTCACCGGGAACGAAGAGTGATGAACACGTCTATTCTTTTTACCACTTATAATTTCAAGTATTAATACACCAAAACTAAATATGTCAGATTTAACAGAGAATATTCCGTCCATGAGATATTCGGGTGACATATATCCGCTGTATtaatatgaaatcaacatcatcaattCAAGTCTAAATTTAGACGTGAATCATTTGTACATGAAACTAATGATTAAGTGAAATTAAAACTTACTAGGTTCCAACAACTCTCATCGTATTAACTTCTGtatcatcgcctccaaatatcctCGCGATTCCAAAGTCTGATATTTTAGGATTCATATCCTTGTCAAGAAGAACATTACTAGCTTTGAGATCTCGATGGATGATTCTTAACCTAGAATCATGGTGCAAATACAAAAGTCCTCGTGCAATCCCAACTATGATATTGTATCGTGTTTTCCAATCCAACGACCTACTCTTTGCTGGGTCTGCTTGAGAAACCAAAGCAAAAACACTCCATTAGCATCATGCAAGCAAAAGAGTATCTTGATTGCAGTTGAAATTCTAACTGACAGTTGAAGTATGGGGAACGATCGACTGAAGTGTATTCAGCTGAACACATACGAAAGAACTAACCGAATAGAATGGCATCCAAGCTTCCGTTAGGCATGAACTCGTAGATCAACATCCTTTCCCTCCCTTGAATGCAACATCCCAGAAGTCGAACCAGGTTTCGATGTTGTAGCTTAGCAATCACCATTACCTCGTTCTTGAACTCATTGGCACCCTGACTCGACGTCTCGGAGAGCCTCTTCACGGCTATCTCTTGCCCGTCATCCTTGAACTTGCCCTGCCAATTGCCATCGTCATATCGGATCTCCAAATTAATGTAGCTGAGCTTGGATTATTTAGGCAGGTAATTTTGATTGGGATATATAGTCAAAAGAATACCTTGTACACTGGCCCGTAGCCTCCCTGTCCGAGTTTGTTGCTGGGCGAGAAGTTTTGGGTGGCTTCTGTAATGGTGTCTAGATCAAAGAGTGGTAGATCCAAATCCGTTTCTTCTGTGCCATCATCCAAGTAATTTCCGTCTGCAAATAGCGACTGTTTCATTAATTATGCTAAATTCAACGCGAAATAGTTAGATGTCGCCATAGATCATTATCACGtacgtttcttcttcctcttgcaaagGCAATAAACAACGAATACCACAAGGAAAATAGCCAGAGCTGAGGCCACAATGATGGCCACTGCAGGACTCCTATGGCCGTGATTTCTCCCCGTGGCTGAGCAAGAAACGACGAGATCATTGGAGGAAATTAAAATTGTGATCGAACAAACTGTACATCGAACTCACTGATCATGAGGTCGGCTGCTGCTACTCTGACGTAGAGATCCTGCCCTCCTCCGCCTTCGTAGAATTTGATATCCGTCAGATCGGTCGACCAGAGCACGCACCCGCTGCCGCTGCCGCTGAGGTTGGCCTGCGCGTAGCCGGTGCAGGAGCAGTTCCCCAGGCACCGGAGTCTGCACTCCTCCAGGCTGATCACCGCGCTCCAGTCCACCGACGCCGTCGCGGTGTCCGGCAGCTTCACGCTGCTCTGCCTCGCGAACCCGTCCGTGCCGTTGACGCAGTCCAACGCCGTGATCCTGACGCAGCCGTCCAGTCCCTCGCTGTTGTTCCGAGGGGCGAACCCCTGCAGGCACTTGCACAGCGTCGACCCTTCGGGGTGGCACACGCCGTTGGGGCCGCACCGGGCCACGCTGTCGCACTCGTCATGGGGCTGGAACCCCACGAACGTCCACAGCTGCCTGGCTTGGATCCAGATGAAGTGCTGCAGTGTGCCGGAGGTGTTGATCACGAGCCGGTCGATGACCGAGGGGTCAATCAAGTACTCGGAGAAGAAGGCATGGTCGGGTCCGGTCACGTAGTCGAAGCCGATGCCGAGGGAGTTGTCGCGTTGCATCACGTCGGCGCCGCTGAACCAAAAGCCGTTCCATGGGCCGCCCCGCCAGTGCAGTAGCTGGCCATCCATTATAACCGCCTGGCCGTGGTAGTCGATGG from Zingiber officinale cultivar Zhangliang chromosome 6B, Zo_v1.1, whole genome shotgun sequence carries:
- the LOC121989610 gene encoding G-type lectin S-receptor-like serine/threonine-protein kinase At4g27290 — encoded protein: MVDVRFSCLIKLVIFNVLPISLAMKPRIVWLCSFLFFLGTIFFSPSIASDTLTVSTPLLDANRTTLISDGGRFELGFFSPVGSNNRYIGLWYHSISDNQTVIWVANRKNPVTDRSGRLSLTTDGALTITDGNSTVVWSSDSQTALENPVAKLLNTGNFIVREARAADSDGAWQSFEFPTDTCIPGMKLGWNLTSGRNYNLTAWTSESDPSPSNYAIAIDYHGQAVIMDGQLLHWRGGPWNGFWFSGADVMQRDNSLGIGFDYVTGPDHAFFSEYLIDPSVIDRLVINTSGTLQHFIWIQARQLWTFVGFQPHDECDSVARCGPNGVCHPEGSTLCKCLQGFAPRNNSEGLDGCVRITALDCVNGTDGFARQSSVKLPDTATASVDWSAVISLEECRLRCLGNCSCTGYAQANLSGSGSGCVLWSTDLTDIKFYEGGGGQDLYVRVAAADLMITTGRNHGHRSPAVAIIVASALAIFLVVFVVYCLCKRKKKHGNYLDDGTEETDLDLPLFDLDTITEATQNFSPSNKLGQGGYGPVYKGKFKDDGQEIAVKRLSETSSQGANEFKNEVMVIAKLQHRNLVRLLGCCIQGRERMLIYEFMPNGSLDAILFDPAKSRSLDWKTRYNIIVGIARGLLYLHHDSRLRIIHRDLKASNVLLDKDMNPKISDFGIARIFGGDDTEVNTMRVVGTYGYMSPEYLMDGIFSVKSDIFSFGVLILEIISGKKNRRVHHSSFPVNLLDHIWSLWKEGKALNLVDESIGDSFPATEVLSCIKIGLLCVQERPKDRPMMNTVLKMLDSDISLLPEPTQPGFVNLRGQFDSESSSTNRWNISKNTVSHTLFEGR